A region of Thiofilum sp. DNA encodes the following proteins:
- a CDS encoding branched-chain amino acid ABC transporter permease produces the protein MRKLAILGAIIFAFVLFMAIPAVITMTGRKDLYFTFTSVALLSIASAGVWLTFYMGRINIGQGAYALIGGYVAGILMTQYQLSFWLSLPLAGLFCVFISILIGLPILRLRGVYFAMVTLVSTEVARLTAMALPITQGAKGLTNIPLPDELSLFGMTLIPSFSSLSNSNQGFYFLSVTLMLIAFALMYRLVTSRFGQLCLSLQQNEELASSIGVNITSLRIIAYAISSFLGGIGGAIFASLSQSIYPSSFTVQDSVNFMLNCFLGGLNYVFGPILGTFTLYFGWDLLFQTGKYQLLIYSIIIILLMLFLPNGLLSIRLWKAKARGAV, from the coding sequence ATGAGAAAACTTGCTATTTTAGGTGCAATTATTTTTGCTTTCGTCCTATTTATGGCTATCCCTGCTGTAATTACGATGACTGGACGTAAAGACCTGTATTTTACTTTTACGTCAGTAGCCTTACTTTCTATTGCTAGTGCCGGAGTATGGCTCACCTTTTATATGGGACGTATTAATATTGGTCAAGGTGCTTATGCCTTAATCGGTGGTTATGTGGCAGGCATTTTAATGACCCAATATCAACTGTCTTTTTGGTTGAGCTTACCCCTAGCAGGTTTATTTTGTGTTTTCATTAGCATTTTAATTGGTTTACCTATTCTGCGCTTACGTGGTGTCTATTTTGCAATGGTAACTTTAGTTTCCACCGAAGTAGCTCGTTTAACCGCTATGGCTTTGCCGATTACTCAGGGTGCAAAAGGTTTAACCAATATTCCTTTGCCAGATGAATTATCGTTATTCGGCATGACTTTAATTCCGAGCTTTAGTTCTTTGAGTAACTCTAATCAAGGGTTTTATTTTCTCTCAGTCACTTTAATGTTAATAGCCTTTGCTTTAATGTATCGCTTAGTCACCTCGCGTTTTGGGCAGTTATGTTTATCATTACAACAAAATGAAGAGCTAGCCTCGTCTATTGGAGTCAATATTACTTCATTGCGTATTATTGCCTATGCTATTTCGTCCTTTTTAGGTGGCATTGGCGGGGCTATTTTTGCCTCCCTTTCGCAGTCTATTTATCCCTCTAGCTTTACTGTGCAAGACTCAGTGAATTTTATGCTGAATTGCTTCCTAGGTGGCTTAAATTATGTGTTTGGTCCTATATTAGGAACCTTTACCCTGTATTTTGGTTGGGATTTATTATTTCAAACTGGAAAATACCAGCTCCTGATTTACTCGATTATTATTATTTTACTCATGTTGTTTTTGCCAAATGGTTTGCTATCGATTCGGCTGTGGAAAGCTAAAGCGCGGGGTGCAGTATGA
- a CDS encoding branched-chain amino acid ABC transporter permease, with translation MEQIIANGLYLGAQYALIALGLTLIFALMNVLNFAHGQMYVLGGFVTYTIYGQLGLPFWLGLLASALTLAIIGALFEIFLFRPVIQRSKREESTMLLAAATAFLLDAIILLLFGEKQRGVPKILDGVFNWDFRIIMPNDRIVVGILAITFIIAFILFMQYTKPGRAMRALAQDRTAAELMGVRVQRYSMYGFALGAMLAGLVGGLLVVITGVSSGIGGAVSIKAFMMVMIGGAGVVYGAIAGGFILGMMEAVGLSVLRDYGYGDLTYLIIFATLMLFLAIRPQGLMGKPWG, from the coding sequence ATGGAGCAAATTATTGCTAATGGGCTGTATTTAGGGGCGCAATATGCTCTTATTGCACTCGGTCTTACCCTTATTTTTGCCCTGATGAATGTACTCAATTTTGCTCACGGGCAAATGTATGTACTCGGTGGTTTTGTCACTTATACTATTTATGGTCAACTAGGCTTACCATTTTGGTTAGGTCTATTAGCTTCAGCTCTGACTCTGGCTATTATTGGTGCTTTGTTTGAAATATTTTTATTTCGACCGGTCATTCAACGCTCCAAACGCGAAGAAAGCACTATGCTATTAGCTGCTGCTACTGCATTTTTATTAGATGCCATCATTTTATTACTCTTTGGTGAAAAGCAACGCGGTGTTCCTAAAATTTTAGATGGGGTATTCAATTGGGATTTTCGCATTATTATGCCTAATGATCGTATTGTGGTCGGGATATTAGCGATTACTTTCATTATTGCTTTTATTTTATTTATGCAATACACCAAACCCGGTCGTGCCATGCGTGCACTAGCCCAAGACCGTACCGCAGCAGAATTAATGGGAGTGCGCGTGCAGCGTTATTCTATGTATGGTTTTGCTTTAGGAGCGATGCTGGCAGGGTTAGTGGGTGGTTTATTAGTTGTTATCACAGGTGTCAGTTCGGGTATTGGTGGAGCGGTATCGATCAAGGCTTTTATGATGGTGATGATTGGTGGCGCTGGTGTGGTCTATGGTGCGATTGCGGGTGGTTTCATTCTTGGCATGATGGAGGCAGTAGGCTTAAGCGTATTGCGTGATTATGGCTATGGTGATCTGACCTATTTAATTATCTTTGCCACTTTAATGCTCTTTCTAGCCATTCGCCCGCAAGGGTTAATGGGTAAACCGTGGGGTTAA
- a CDS encoding ABC transporter substrate-binding protein: MSFQLFNKTALVLSMALALGSASAWAADAKLKIGFVGVTSGPAAAWGTSNVRSMETVAELLNEQGGVKIGDKTYEIELVTFDDQKDPKRAIAGMEKMAQEGIHYVVGPNVDDGAAAVRPVAEKNNIIYFPYAFPKELYTAPASNAILGMVASYQSGPAIYKYLKENKGVKTVAFLAANESDPLSQRDSGVEAAKALGLEVVAAQDTYQVDTRDFMPVVTPILKAKPDLLVLSGVAPGVAPLIIRAAREMGYTGLISTETAQDAQVLKEGAGELANGFISVGGASTPEIRSENMEKFIERYTKKFGEYNDESNTKVYALEYIVQTLQANPASISDVAEFKKTIDTFSVPNPYMKGDNKLKYVGTTSFGQKRQLFVPLVVNEYKDGKFETLFVAEVD; the protein is encoded by the coding sequence ATGTCTTTTCAATTATTCAACAAGACCGCATTAGTGCTCAGTATGGCTCTAGCACTCGGTAGTGCTTCTGCTTGGGCGGCGGATGCTAAATTAAAAATCGGCTTTGTTGGGGTAACGAGTGGTCCTGCCGCAGCTTGGGGTACTTCTAATGTGCGCTCGATGGAAACTGTCGCAGAACTATTAAATGAACAAGGCGGGGTAAAAATCGGGGATAAAACCTATGAGATCGAATTAGTCACTTTTGACGATCAAAAAGACCCCAAACGCGCGATTGCAGGGATGGAAAAAATGGCGCAAGAGGGTATTCATTATGTAGTAGGTCCTAATGTCGATGACGGTGCTGCGGCTGTGCGTCCGGTGGCAGAAAAAAATAATATTATTTATTTCCCCTACGCTTTCCCTAAAGAACTCTATACCGCACCGGCTTCTAATGCCATTTTAGGCATGGTCGCCAGCTATCAATCCGGTCCTGCTATTTATAAATACCTCAAAGAAAACAAAGGGGTCAAAACCGTGGCTTTTTTAGCCGCCAATGAATCTGATCCTTTATCGCAGCGTGATAGTGGGGTAGAAGCCGCTAAAGCATTAGGGCTAGAAGTGGTGGCTGCACAAGACACTTATCAAGTCGATACTCGTGACTTCATGCCCGTAGTCACCCCCATTTTAAAAGCAAAACCCGATCTATTAGTGCTTTCTGGCGTTGCTCCGGGGGTTGCTCCACTCATCATACGTGCCGCGCGTGAAATGGGCTATACCGGATTAATTTCCACTGAAACCGCACAAGATGCTCAAGTACTGAAAGAAGGCGCGGGCGAATTAGCCAATGGCTTTATTTCAGTCGGTGGCGCATCCACGCCTGAGATTCGCTCCGAAAACATGGAAAAATTTATTGAGCGCTATACCAAAAAATTTGGCGAGTATAATGACGAGTCGAATACTAAAGTTTATGCTTTAGAATATATCGTCCAAACCTTACAGGCTAATCCTGCTTCTATTAGCGACGTAGCTGAGTTTAAAAAGACCATTGATACCTTTTCCGTACCTAACCCTTATATGAAAGGTGATAATAAACTTAAGTATGTAGGGACTACTTCTTTCGGTCAAAAACGTCAGTTATTCGTACCTTTAGTCGTTAATGAATACAAAGACGGCAAATTTGAAACCCTATTTGTTGCCGAAGTAGATTAA